In one Platichthys flesus chromosome 3, fPlaFle2.1, whole genome shotgun sequence genomic region, the following are encoded:
- the LOC133932806 gene encoding uncharacterized protein LOC133932806 has product MQQATSQVPALRVFFSDLNGISSFFSRSPKRTTILDQVVARRLPRASATRWNFNSRVVNKVYENLDDLIECFEAISTDGSFDCTTVREASGYLRMLQDDDFKFFLHLFHQIMPHVDIMYQQLQKKDIDAVFIKRALQSFTSSVQAIRDQSSSPEQQQVAAGTTGKRRALGEQDKQRLSKEVCDTILGHANERFSFTSHLVSATLLQGDLFEQYCHVFPDEALNTTAKAYPMLNKAKLKTELSLIYESPDFKGCSGALALYQVLQRNNLHETLSETVALLNILIITPMTTAEAERCFSTLKRIKTFLRNSMGQDRLNALAMLSMERELVRNMPDFNERVIDHFAALKERRAKFQYK; this is encoded by the exons ATGCAGCAAGCCACTTCTCAGGTCCCAGcattgagggtttttttctCGGATCTGAATGGCATTTCTAGCTTTTTTAGTCGGTCACCCAAACGCACCACCATCCTCGACCAGGTTGTTGCACGGAGGCTGCCAAGAGCATCGGCCACAAGATGGAACTTCAACAGCAGGGTCGTGAACAAAGTCTATGAGAACCTAGATGACCTCATAGAGTGTTTTGAAGCCATCAGCACAGACGGCTCATTTGACTGCACCACAGTGAGGGAGGCATCTGGCTACCTGAGGATGCTGCAGGACGATGACTTCAAGTTTTTCCTGCATCTATTTCATCAAATCATGCCTCACGTTGACATTATgtaccaacagctgcagaagaaggacATTGATGCAGTCTTCATCAAACGtgctctgcagagcttcacaAGCAGTGTTCAAGCCATACG gGACCAGAGCtcatctccagagcagcagcaagtaGCAGCAGGAACTACAGGAAAAAGGAGGGCCTTGGGAGAGCAAGACAAGCAGAGGCTGTCTAAGGAG gtcTGTGACACCATCTTGGGCCATGCAAACGAGAGGTTCTCTTTCACAAGCCACCTTGTGAGTGCAACGCTGCTACAAGGAGACCTGTTTGAGCAGTACTGCCATGTGTTCCCTGATGAGGCTCTGAACACCACTGCCAAGGCATACCCCATGCTGAATAAGGCGAAGCTCAAGACTGAACTGTCCCTTATCTACGAGAGTCCAGATTTCAAGGGCTGCAGTGGTGCATTGGCACTCTACCAGGTTCTACAGAGGAACAACCTCCACGAGACCCTATCTGAGACTGTGGCTCTGTTGAACATCCTCATAATCACTCCCATGACAACTGCTGAAGCTGAGAGGTGTTTCTCGACCTTAAAGAGAATCAAGACATTCCTGCGAAACTCAATGGGACAGGATCGTCTCAATGCTCTGGCCATGCTTTCCATGGAGAGGGAACTAGTCaggaacatgcctgattttaatgagagggtcattgatcactttgctgctttgaaaGAGAGACGAGCAAAATTTCAATACAAgtga